Proteins encoded within one genomic window of Mycolicibacterium aubagnense:
- the mhpA gene encoding bifunctional 3-(3-hydroxy-phenyl)propionate/3-hydroxycinnamic acid hydroxylase MhpA translates to MPDLVTKPVPVVVVGAGPTGVTAATLLADYGVPTLVLDRWESVYPQPRAVHLDDEVHRILARLGVAEEFAAMSRPALGLRLLDQNHHTLAQFDRDPARSRHGFPQANMFDQPVLEELLRANLAKRPNVELRGNSEVTGITQHEPGRVRVTYADRATGTEHVVDAGYVLSCDGANSIVRAAIGAAMEDLRFEQRWLVADVVTEAELDQWDGVHQVCDPVRAATYMRIGPDRYRWEFRLLPSETAADFNTMATLRPLVASWVGDFADDHLELARVTEYTFRAQIADRWRERNVFLLGDAAHLTPPFIGQGMGAGLRDAMNLAWKVAGVINGELPEALLATYEQERKPHARSMIGLALAMGWAMTAGGHIGNMVRRVVAPRLRLIPGVRDKLTDGATPRLHESALVIKSRTPRHLAGTLCPNPVLADGQRLDTLLGNSFALVTTTRPLAFQLAMLQEHGVAVHVAEPGGELDRWLRRGHATAAVIRPDRTVMCSGHDVWKLCAAIPGFTSSARARGALPPIQTS, encoded by the coding sequence ATGCCAGACCTTGTAACGAAACCCGTGCCGGTTGTCGTCGTCGGAGCGGGGCCGACCGGTGTCACCGCGGCGACGTTGCTCGCCGATTACGGCGTGCCGACGCTGGTTCTCGACCGCTGGGAATCGGTCTATCCCCAGCCACGCGCAGTACACCTCGATGACGAGGTTCATCGCATCCTCGCCCGCCTCGGCGTGGCCGAAGAGTTCGCCGCCATGTCCCGGCCCGCGCTCGGGTTACGCCTGCTCGACCAGAACCACCACACGCTGGCACAGTTCGACCGCGACCCCGCCCGCAGCAGGCATGGTTTCCCTCAGGCGAACATGTTCGACCAGCCCGTACTGGAAGAGCTGCTGCGCGCCAACCTGGCCAAGCGCCCGAATGTGGAGCTGCGCGGCAATTCCGAGGTCACCGGCATCACCCAGCACGAACCGGGCCGCGTGCGGGTGACCTACGCCGACCGTGCCACCGGAACAGAGCACGTCGTCGACGCCGGCTATGTGCTGAGCTGCGACGGAGCCAACAGCATCGTGCGAGCCGCCATCGGTGCCGCCATGGAAGACCTGCGTTTCGAGCAGCGCTGGCTGGTCGCCGACGTGGTCACCGAGGCCGAACTCGATCAGTGGGACGGTGTGCATCAGGTGTGCGATCCCGTTCGGGCTGCGACCTACATGCGTATCGGGCCCGACCGCTACCGCTGGGAATTTCGGCTGCTGCCTTCGGAAACCGCGGCCGACTTCAACACGATGGCGACCCTACGGCCCCTGGTCGCCTCCTGGGTCGGCGACTTCGCCGACGACCACCTCGAGCTCGCACGTGTCACCGAGTACACCTTTCGCGCACAGATCGCCGACCGCTGGCGGGAACGCAATGTGTTCCTCCTCGGTGACGCCGCGCACCTCACTCCACCATTCATCGGGCAAGGCATGGGAGCGGGCCTGCGCGACGCGATGAACCTGGCGTGGAAAGTCGCCGGCGTGATCAACGGAGAGCTACCCGAGGCACTGCTGGCAACCTACGAACAGGAACGCAAGCCCCACGCCCGCAGCATGATCGGCCTTGCCTTGGCCATGGGGTGGGCAATGACGGCCGGCGGGCATATCGGAAACATGGTGCGGCGCGTCGTTGCACCGCGCCTGCGGTTGATACCCGGCGTTCGCGACAAACTCACCGACGGCGCCACCCCCCGGCTGCACGAGTCGGCATTGGTCATCAAAAGCCGGACACCCCGCCACCTTGCCGGAACCCTGTGTCCCAACCCGGTATTGGCCGACGGACAGCGCCTGGACACGCTGTTGGGCAACAGCTTTGCGCTTGTGACCACCACACGCCCCCTGGCTTTCCAACTCGCCATGCTCCAGGAACACGGCGTCGCCGTTCATGTCGCCGAACCCGGAGGTGAGTTGGACCGGTGGCTACGCCGCGGCCATGCGACCGCTGCCGTCATCCGGCCTGATCGAACCGTGATGTGCTCTGGCCACGACGTGTGGAAACTGTGTGCGGCCATACCGGGTTTCACCTCATCGGCTCGGGCACGCGGCGCCCTCCCACCCATCCAGACCAGTTAG